The following are encoded in a window of Bacteroidales bacterium genomic DNA:
- the dapB gene encoding 4-hydroxy-tetrahydrodipicolinate reductase, producing the protein MKIAIIGYGRMGREIESAALEKGHEIVAFIDDVSDWEKQAELLQTADVAIEFSIPSSAPDNILRCFEKKLPVVSGTTAWLDRIDEIKNICIQKNQAFFYAPNYSIGVNIFFELNHRLAQLMKDFPEYEISITEAHHAQKADAPSGTAIRLADDIIKEIEHKKGWTGQEPDKSEIPITSIREGNITGSHSVTYEFEFDKIEIHHDAKNRKGFAVGAVMAAEWIIGKKGCFGMSDLLNPDRKQ; encoded by the coding sequence ATGAAAATAGCAATCATTGGATACGGAAGGATGGGCAGGGAAATTGAATCTGCAGCCCTTGAAAAAGGACATGAGATTGTCGCTTTTATTGATGACGTATCAGATTGGGAGAAACAAGCAGAATTGCTTCAGACCGCAGATGTTGCCATTGAGTTCAGTATTCCATCAAGCGCTCCCGATAATATACTCCGGTGCTTTGAAAAAAAACTACCCGTTGTGAGCGGCACAACTGCCTGGCTTGACCGGATAGACGAAATAAAAAATATTTGTATTCAAAAGAACCAGGCGTTTTTTTATGCACCCAATTATAGCATTGGTGTTAATATTTTTTTCGAGCTTAACCACCGGCTGGCTCAACTCATGAAAGATTTCCCGGAATATGAAATCTCGATAACAGAAGCACATCATGCTCAAAAGGCCGATGCCCCAAGCGGAACCGCCATAAGGCTTGCCGATGATATTATTAAAGAAATTGAACATAAGAAAGGCTGGACCGGACAGGAACCGGACAAATCAGAAATTCCAATTACATCCATCCGCGAAGGGAATATCACCGGCTCACATTCGGTTACCTATGAGTTCGAGTTTGATAAAATTGAAATCCACCATGATGCCAAAAACCGCAAAGGATTCGCTGTGGGAGCCGTAATGGCTGCGGAATGGATCATCGGCAAAAAGGGATGCTTTGGCATGAGTGATCTTTTAAACCCTGACCGTAAACAATAA